The genomic region TCCAGAACGACCTGTTCGATCTCGGCGCCGACCTGGCGACGCCGGAGGGCAAGCCGGTCGCGTGGGAACCGCTGAGGATCACGCCGGCGCAGGTGGAGCGGATCGAGCGCGAGATCGACGAACTCAACGCCGACCTGAAGCCGCTGCGCTCCTTCGTGCTGCCCGGCGGGTCGCCCGCCGCCGCCCATCTGCACCTCGCGCGCACGGTCTCGCGGCGCGCGGAGCGGCTGATGGTCGAACTGGCCGGACAGCCGGACGAGATCGTCGGTACCGCGGCGCTGCACTACGTCAACCGGCTGTCCGACTTCTTCTTCGTGGCCGCCCGCTGGGTCAACGATCGCGGCGCCGCCGACGTGCTCTGGGTGCCGGGCCAGAACCGGTGATCCGGCCAGGCCGGGGAAAGGCGGCCGCCGCCAGGCGCTTGCCGCCCCTGTCCGCGTGGAAGCTGGACCGGGGCCTATCCGGGGCGCGGCTTTCGCGCCTATGATGGGCCATCGCCCGCCGGAGCCGGCCGCCTGTGTTCATTCCCCTGCATGACGCCAATCCGCTGCGCCACGTCGCCTTTCCGTATGTCACCTGGGCGCTGATCGGCGTCACGGTCGCGGTTCATGCCGCGATCTGGCTGGCGGCCCAATCCACGCTCATTCCCAATGCCGAGACCGGCGCCACGGTCGCCTTCGGGGTGATTCCGAGCGTGGTCGAGGGCATCCGGCGCATGCCGGCCATCTACGACCTCGTCCCGCCGCCGGTGACGCTGGTCTCCTATGCCTTCCTGCACGCCGACATGTGGCATCTGGCCGGCAACATGGTCTTCCTCTGGGTATTCGGTGACAATGTCGAGGATGCCTTCGGGCATTTGAAGTTCCTCGCCTTCTATCTGGTTAGCGCGGCGGTCGCGGGCGGGGCCCATGTTCTCCTCAATCCGACCTCGGACCTGCCCCTGATCGGCGCTTCCGGGGCGATCGCCGCCATCGTCGCCGCCTATCTGATCCTGCACCCGCGGGTCAGGCTGTGGATCCTGGCGCTCGGACGGATTCCGCTGCCGATCCCGGCTTGGCTGGCGCTCGGCGCCTGGATCCTGTTCCAGTTCTACAATGTTGCGGTGCACCAAGGCGACAACGTCGCCTGGTGGGCCCATATCGGCGGGCTGGCGG from Prosthecodimorpha staleyi harbors:
- a CDS encoding rhomboid family intramembrane serine protease, with product MFIPLHDANPLRHVAFPYVTWALIGVTVAVHAAIWLAAQSTLIPNAETGATVAFGVIPSVVEGIRRMPAIYDLVPPPVTLVSYAFLHADMWHLAGNMVFLWVFGDNVEDAFGHLKFLAFYLVSAAVAGGAHVLLNPTSDLPLIGASGAIAAIVAAYLILHPRVRLWILALGRIPLPIPAWLALGAWILFQFYNVAVHQGDNVAWWAHIGGLAAGAALVLVLRRPGVRLFDSGTDLGATA
- a CDS encoding cob(I)yrinic acid a,c-diamide adenosyltransferase, which translates into the protein MVVLNRIYTRTGDDGSTALSTGERRPKFDLRIEAYGTVDETNATVGLARLHTGAAAPVVDAMLARIQNDLFDLGADLATPEGKPVAWEPLRITPAQVERIEREIDELNADLKPLRSFVLPGGSPAAAHLHLARTVSRRAERLMVELAGQPDEIVGTAALHYVNRLSDFFFVAARWVNDRGAADVLWVPGQNR